Proteins from a single region of Amorphus orientalis:
- a CDS encoding thioesterase family protein, whose protein sequence is MALIDVPAPLVAPDASVEEAWIDYNGHMNVAYYIVLFDRGTDHAFDHLDIGGAYRAREGCSFFTVESRTSYVRELTLGDSVTTSMQIIDHDDKRLHTFQEMHHATDGFLAATLETLFLHIDMDARKAVPWSGDVDERIRAAVSAHRALPRPERLGRAIGIPR, encoded by the coding sequence ATGGCACTCATCGACGTTCCCGCCCCGCTCGTGGCGCCAGACGCCAGCGTCGAAGAAGCCTGGATCGACTACAACGGCCACATGAACGTCGCCTACTACATCGTGCTTTTCGACCGGGGCACCGATCACGCCTTCGATCATCTCGACATCGGCGGAGCCTACCGGGCCCGGGAAGGATGCTCCTTCTTCACGGTGGAAAGCCGGACCTCCTATGTCAGGGAACTGACTCTGGGCGACAGCGTGACGACGTCGATGCAGATCATCGATCACGACGACAAGCGTCTCCACACCTTCCAGGAGATGCACCACGCCACTGACGGCTTCCTCGCCGCAACGCTGGAAACGCTTTTCCTTCACATCGACATGGATGCCCGCAAGGCGGTGCCGTGGTCAGGCGACGTCGACGAGCGCATCCGCGCGGCCGTGTCCGCTCACCGGGCACTTCCCCGTCCCGAACGCCTGGGCCGTGCGATCGGCATCCCGAGATGA
- a CDS encoding MBL fold metallo-hydrolase produces the protein MGLSTRFPVVPRGAGPCIRATLFLLALTVVLAGAAPEPARAQTYAASMCQAVAQSVPGARFASIAPLPDRPGPRLRAAATGEAASADTVTITFVGHSTFRIETPAGVVIATDYAGYSGGGTPTVVTMNHAHSSHYTDHPDPGIEHVLRGWGTDGEPADHHIMVEDVLIRNVTTDVRRWGSGFEADGNSIFIFEVANLCIGHLGHLHQLLEGDHIALIGRLDVVMIAVDGTYTMSQQAAVDVVDKLRARIVLPMHYFSPARLSQFLSGLPDDFAIDIRSDPTMQVSLDSLPDEPTIIVLPGY, from the coding sequence ATGGGACTGTCCACACGTTTTCCGGTTGTTCCGCGCGGCGCGGGACCCTGCATTCGAGCCACGCTCTTCCTGCTGGCGCTGACCGTCGTGCTCGCCGGTGCGGCGCCCGAGCCCGCCCGGGCCCAGACCTATGCGGCCTCCATGTGCCAGGCGGTGGCCCAATCGGTTCCAGGCGCCCGGTTTGCCTCGATCGCGCCCCTTCCGGACAGGCCGGGCCCGCGGCTCCGGGCGGCCGCGACCGGCGAGGCCGCTTCCGCCGACACGGTTACCATCACCTTCGTGGGACACTCCACCTTCCGGATCGAAACGCCGGCGGGCGTGGTCATTGCAACCGACTATGCCGGCTATTCGGGTGGTGGAACGCCAACGGTGGTGACCATGAACCATGCCCATTCCAGCCACTACACGGACCATCCCGACCCCGGGATCGAGCATGTCCTGCGCGGCTGGGGCACCGACGGCGAACCCGCCGATCATCACATTATGGTTGAGGACGTGCTCATCCGGAACGTTACCACCGACGTGCGGCGATGGGGCTCCGGTTTCGAGGCCGACGGCAATTCGATCTTCATCTTCGAGGTGGCAAATCTGTGCATCGGCCATCTCGGCCACCTGCACCAACTCCTCGAGGGGGATCACATCGCCCTGATCGGGCGGCTCGACGTGGTCATGATCGCAGTCGACGGGACCTACACGATGAGCCAGCAGGCCGCCGTCGACGTCGTCGACAAGCTGCGCGCCCGCATCGTCCTGCCCATGCACTATTTCTCGCCCGCGCGGCTCAGCCAGTTCCTCTCCGGGCTGCCGGACGATTTCGCGATCGACATCCGCAGCGACCCGACGATGCAGGTGTCGCTCGACAGCCTGCCCGACGAGCCCACCATCATCGTCCTGCCAGGCTACTGA
- a CDS encoding DMT family transporter, protein MHYLTLGLAIMFEVIATSMLKATDGFSRIGLTLAMFACYLCSFYFLTLTIRLMPIGIVYAIWAGLGIVLVAIAGAVIYKEMLDVPAILGICCIIVGVIIINVFSKTVSH, encoded by the coding sequence TTGCACTATCTCACTCTTGGCCTTGCGATCATGTTCGAGGTCATCGCCACCAGCATGCTGAAGGCCACCGACGGCTTCAGCCGCATCGGCCTGACCCTGGCGATGTTCGCCTGCTATCTCTGCTCCTTCTATTTCCTGACGCTCACGATCCGGCTGATGCCGATCGGCATCGTCTACGCGATCTGGGCCGGGCTCGGCATCGTGCTCGTGGCGATCGCGGGCGCCGTCATCTACAAGGAGATGCTCGACGTTCCGGCGATCCTCGGCATCTGCTGCATCATCGTCGGCGTGATCATCATCAACGTGTTTTCCAAGACGGTCTCCCACTGA
- a CDS encoding thymidylate synthase produces the protein MRQYHDLMERVLATGARKGDRTGTGTRSVFGHQMRFDLDEGFPLVTTKKIHLKSVVHELLWFISGSTNARDLNAHGVSIWDEWADPDTGDLGPVYGHQWRSWPAPDGGTIDQLAEVIEQIRTNPNSRRLIVSAWNPADISKMALPPCHCLFQFYVADGRLSCQLYQRSADIFLGVPFNIASYALLTHMVAQVTGLRPGEFIHTLGDAHLYDNHIEQAELQLSRDLRPLPQLILDPSVDDLFSFRYEHVRVEDYDPHPHIRAEVAV, from the coding sequence ATGCGCCAGTACCACGATCTCATGGAGCGCGTGCTCGCGACCGGCGCGCGCAAGGGCGATCGCACCGGGACCGGCACCCGCTCGGTGTTCGGCCACCAGATGCGGTTCGACCTCGACGAGGGCTTTCCGCTCGTCACCACCAAGAAGATCCATCTGAAATCCGTCGTCCACGAGCTGCTCTGGTTCATCTCCGGCAGCACCAACGCCCGCGACCTCAACGCGCACGGCGTGTCGATCTGGGACGAATGGGCCGACCCGGACACCGGCGATCTCGGGCCGGTCTACGGCCACCAGTGGCGGTCCTGGCCGGCGCCGGACGGCGGCACGATCGATCAGCTCGCCGAGGTCATCGAGCAGATCCGGACCAACCCGAACTCGCGCCGCCTCATCGTGTCCGCCTGGAACCCGGCCGACATCTCGAAGATGGCGCTGCCGCCCTGCCACTGCCTGTTCCAGTTCTACGTCGCCGACGGGCGGCTCTCCTGCCAGCTCTATCAGCGCTCCGCCGACATCTTCCTGGGCGTACCCTTCAACATCGCCTCCTATGCGCTTCTCACGCATATGGTGGCCCAGGTGACCGGCCTCCGTCCCGGCGAGTTCATTCACACCCTCGGCGACGCCCATCTCTACGACAACCATATCGAGCAGGCGGAACTGCAGCTCTCGCGGGATCTCCGTCCGCTTCCGCAATTGATCCTCGACCCTTCGGTCGACGATCTCTTCAGCTTTCGCTACGAACACGTCCGGGTCGAGGACTACGATCCGCACCCGCATATCCGGGCAGAGGTGGCGGTCTGA
- a CDS encoding AsmA family protein, with protein MNAFFISLGVAVIMVLTAALVGPFLVDWTVYRDLIEAQAEKLLGEEVRVLGEADVRLLPAPRIALDTVRVGPQDNPILTADRVELEIDLSPLLKRQVDVVALTFVGPEIRLTVEPDGSVRGPTLNLADGPLEWVDPANVRFDDIDVVDGRLLIADRRTGDTTRIDDIALSGSGRSIHGPFDAQGDLSVEGTPYEFRVVSGSYVAGSPLTVKARVSPVGRAVNYSLDGQAVFSSSPAELTGALTVAPRPPETDEEEDAVPWRIEGLLSASANGLSVSEAEVRYGPIDRPLVMQAALSVPFLTDQGFRLTLSSRQMDVDGLMNAIGRGGEADRPIEKLAPLTDFLAAVPLIGSEGVVNARLASVVAGGALIENLVVEARPVGDGWRIVSARARLPGETAAATSGRLIVTEPMRYSGEAEIVSDKPGAFVRWWQGRDGGAVPVRSRVRLDGAIEVAAGDVAMPAMRLETGETTLLGSVRYRPQSGTVRGAVDMDLRADSLDVRPLLSLADTVSGSGFPLAGLTGLDHDITLYLTADATRMGGIEAGALSLDAALIDGSLTVDTFDLADLGGSHIRASGQLGEVDTGASGTVTGRITGDDLGALAGLAQTLAPGSAVSRRLSEAAPDLAPADLSFEVSGRQLRRGGTLTASLGGTLAGTELQASSEMTGSVSDWREGEIGVRLQANNPSGDVLMRQLGLAALPVGGGTDGSLSLSVSGTPRRGLETDLDARLAETSVTLSGDVALPVEGARVDLEASLQTEDVSVPALALGRSLPLLAGGIPVTLSAHLSGPPAALSVEDFTGDLAGVSVSGQGTLEQSDQATLLAGDLTVGEVDLQLLSELVLGSEAWTYAGADASGWPDAAFGGPALSGARLELDVTTDRLWVGARELSEATFGLSLAPERLSLSDLSASYAGGSLAGALDLTRSDGQATLSGRLDLSEADLASLVWSVDGAPVATGALELSAEFEAIGRSVSAMVAASSGSGTFTARDGEIRGLNPGALQAAISASDRGAAVDETSVRDLVAEALDDRPLPYRQISGTINFASGTARIGEVAVDAGDTEITGAGALDFLNWTLDGTVGLSLVPPEPDLVPDVTADLRVLLDGPLQAPEATLDVGPLVGYLTLRQTEQERRRLEEMERQLQERRRQQEELLRRLEEERRAEEARQRREEEARRQAEEEARRQAAEEEARRQAEEQARQDAEAADAASDTVPEGSVPTETPLPPIQPRTDIAPDGDNGAAPVNLPPAGTLREEPQDAIGSLIDRRFRLLQPEPLGPLGPPIEIGPAPGSRPSAPTVPPAGQRSDADPASQPFVITPNDRP; from the coding sequence CTGAACGCGTTCTTCATCAGCCTCGGGGTTGCGGTGATAATGGTGCTCACCGCTGCGCTCGTCGGACCGTTCCTGGTCGATTGGACCGTCTATCGTGATCTCATCGAGGCCCAGGCGGAAAAGCTGCTCGGGGAGGAGGTCCGCGTTCTGGGCGAGGCCGACGTGCGTCTGCTTCCCGCTCCCCGTATTGCGCTCGACACCGTTCGGGTGGGTCCCCAGGACAATCCGATCCTCACTGCCGATCGCGTGGAGCTGGAAATCGATCTCTCGCCGCTCCTGAAGCGGCAGGTCGACGTGGTCGCGCTGACCTTCGTCGGTCCGGAGATCCGGCTGACCGTGGAACCCGACGGCAGCGTACGCGGCCCGACACTCAACCTCGCCGACGGGCCGCTCGAATGGGTAGATCCGGCAAATGTCCGCTTTGACGACATCGATGTGGTCGACGGGCGCCTCCTGATCGCCGACCGGCGGACCGGTGACACCACGCGTATCGACGACATTGCCCTGTCGGGGTCGGGCCGGTCCATTCACGGACCGTTCGATGCCCAGGGCGACCTTTCGGTCGAGGGGACCCCGTACGAATTCCGTGTGGTGTCCGGCAGCTACGTCGCCGGCTCGCCGCTGACCGTGAAGGCGCGGGTCAGTCCGGTCGGCCGCGCGGTGAATTACTCCCTCGACGGCCAGGCGGTCTTCTCCAGTTCGCCGGCCGAACTGACCGGCGCGCTCACGGTGGCGCCCCGTCCGCCCGAGACGGACGAGGAGGAAGACGCCGTACCTTGGCGGATAGAAGGGCTCCTGAGCGCGTCCGCCAACGGCCTCAGCGTCTCGGAGGCCGAGGTGCGCTATGGTCCGATCGACCGGCCGTTGGTGATGCAGGCCGCGCTGTCGGTTCCCTTCCTCACCGATCAAGGGTTCCGTCTCACCCTGTCCTCGCGCCAGATGGACGTCGACGGGCTCATGAACGCGATCGGCCGGGGCGGGGAGGCGGATCGCCCGATCGAGAAGCTCGCGCCGCTGACCGATTTCCTCGCGGCGGTCCCGCTGATCGGAAGCGAGGGTGTGGTCAATGCCCGGCTCGCCTCCGTCGTGGCCGGTGGCGCGCTGATCGAGAATCTGGTGGTCGAGGCGCGCCCAGTCGGCGATGGCTGGCGGATCGTGTCCGCCCGTGCGCGGCTTCCCGGCGAAACGGCCGCGGCCACGTCGGGCCGTCTCATCGTCACCGAGCCAATGCGCTATTCCGGTGAGGCGGAGATCGTCTCCGACAAGCCCGGCGCGTTCGTCCGCTGGTGGCAGGGGCGTGACGGCGGCGCGGTGCCGGTCCGCTCCCGCGTGCGTCTCGATGGCGCCATCGAGGTTGCCGCCGGGGACGTCGCCATGCCCGCCATGCGGCTTGAGACAGGCGAGACGACGCTGCTCGGCTCTGTGCGTTACCGTCCGCAGTCGGGCACCGTGCGCGGTGCTGTCGACATGGACCTGAGGGCCGACAGCTTGGACGTCCGGCCACTGCTTTCGCTTGCCGATACGGTTTCGGGCAGCGGCTTCCCGCTCGCCGGGCTGACCGGGCTGGATCACGATATCACGCTCTATCTGACCGCCGATGCGACCCGGATGGGCGGGATCGAGGCCGGGGCGCTGTCGCTCGATGCGGCCCTGATCGACGGGTCTCTCACGGTCGATACATTTGATCTGGCCGACCTCGGAGGAAGCCACATCCGTGCGTCCGGCCAGCTTGGCGAAGTGGATACCGGCGCAAGCGGTACGGTAACGGGCCGGATCACCGGTGACGACCTCGGCGCGCTGGCCGGGCTTGCCCAGACGCTGGCTCCCGGCAGCGCGGTCAGCCGGCGCCTGAGCGAAGCCGCACCCGATCTCGCGCCAGCCGACCTTTCGTTCGAGGTGTCCGGCCGTCAGCTGCGACGGGGCGGCACCCTCACGGCGAGCCTCGGGGGTACGCTGGCCGGCACGGAGCTGCAGGCCTCCTCGGAGATGACCGGATCCGTGTCCGACTGGCGCGAAGGGGAGATCGGCGTCCGTCTCCAGGCCAACAATCCCTCGGGCGACGTTCTGATGCGCCAGCTCGGCCTTGCTGCGCTGCCGGTCGGCGGCGGAACGGACGGCAGCCTCAGCCTGAGCGTCAGCGGCACGCCGCGCCGCGGCCTCGAGACAGATCTCGACGCGCGGCTCGCCGAAACCAGTGTGACGCTGTCCGGCGATGTGGCGCTTCCCGTGGAGGGCGCGCGGGTCGATCTCGAGGCGTCGCTTCAGACCGAGGATGTCTCCGTGCCGGCTCTCGCGCTCGGCCGCTCGCTCCCGCTTCTGGCAGGCGGTATACCAGTCACGCTGTCGGCCCATCTGTCCGGCCCGCCCGCCGCGTTGTCCGTCGAGGATTTCACCGGCGACCTCGCCGGCGTGTCGGTATCCGGTCAGGGAACCCTGGAGCAGTCGGACCAGGCCACACTCCTGGCCGGAGATCTCACGGTCGGGGAGGTCGATCTTCAGCTCCTCAGCGAACTCGTTCTGGGATCTGAGGCGTGGACCTACGCCGGCGCCGATGCGTCCGGCTGGCCGGATGCAGCCTTCGGCGGTCCGGCGCTATCCGGGGCGCGGCTGGAGCTGGACGTGACCACGGACCGGCTGTGGGTCGGTGCCCGCGAGCTGAGCGAGGCGACGTTCGGGCTGTCGCTGGCGCCGGAGCGGCTGTCTCTCTCCGATCTGAGCGCTTCCTACGCCGGCGGCTCTCTCGCAGGCGCCCTCGATCTGACCCGCAGCGACGGACAGGCCACGCTCTCCGGCCGTCTCGATCTGTCGGAGGCGGATCTCGCGTCGCTGGTCTGGTCGGTCGATGGTGCGCCGGTCGCAACGGGCGCGCTCGAACTTTCTGCCGAGTTCGAGGCGATCGGACGGTCGGTCTCGGCCATGGTGGCCGCCTCGTCGGGAAGCGGCACGTTCACGGCGCGGGACGGCGAGATCCGAGGGCTGAACCCTGGTGCCCTGCAAGCCGCTATCTCCGCCTCCGATCGGGGTGCGGCCGTCGACGAAACCTCCGTAAGGGATCTGGTGGCCGAGGCGCTGGACGACCGGCCTCTGCCGTACCGGCAGATTTCGGGTACCATCAATTTCGCCTCCGGCACGGCCCGGATCGGCGAGGTGGCGGTCGATGCCGGCGACACCGAGATCACCGGGGCGGGGGCGCTCGATTTCCTCAACTGGACCCTCGACGGCACGGTCGGCCTCAGCCTCGTACCGCCCGAGCCGGATCTGGTCCCGGACGTGACTGCCGATCTCCGCGTGCTCCTGGACGGACCGCTCCAGGCGCCCGAGGCGACGCTCGATGTGGGCCCGCTGGTCGGATATCTGACGCTGCGCCAGACCGAGCAGGAGCGCCGGCGGCTGGAAGAGATGGAGCGGCAGCTTCAGGAACGCCGCCGTCAGCAGGAAGAACTGCTGCGTCGCCTGGAAGAGGAGCGCCGGGCGGAGGAAGCACGTCAGCGTCGTGAGGAAGAGGCGCGACGCCAGGCCGAAGAGGAAGCGCGCCGGCAGGCGGCGGAAGAAGAGGCCAGGCGTCAGGCCGAGGAGCAGGCCCGGCAGGACGCGGAGGCCGCAGACGCAGCATCTGACACCGTCCCCGAGGGGTCGGTCCCCACCGAGACGCCGCTGCCGCCCATCCAGCCGCGAACTGATATTGCGCCCGACGGCGACAATGGCGCCGCTCCGGTCAACCTCCCGCCCGCAGGCACGCTTCGTGAGGAGCCGCAGGATGCGATCGGGTCGCTGATCGACCGTCGGTTCCGCCTTTTGCAGCCGGAGCCGCTGGGGCCGCTGGGCCCTCCGATCGAGATCGGGCCGGCGCCCGGCTCAAGGCCTAGCGCGCCGACGGTGCCGCCCGCCGGTCAGCGCTCCGATGCGGACCCGGCGTCCCAGCCTTTCGTCATCACGCCGAACGATCGGCCCTAG
- a CDS encoding GNAT family N-acetyltransferase — protein sequence MSLQIRPAEAGDAATIVRLIRDLADYERLLHEVRITEADLTAALFCETPRVFCDIARWNGEPVGLALWFYTFSTFVGRHGIWLEDLFVEPDKRGLGIGKALLTGLAERCVAEGLGRLEWSVLDWNAPSIAFYESLGARPMSDWTTYRLADDALASVGRKGV from the coding sequence GTGAGCCTCCAGATCCGTCCGGCCGAAGCCGGTGACGCTGCAACGATCGTCCGGCTGATCCGCGATCTCGCCGACTATGAGCGGCTTCTCCACGAGGTCCGGATCACCGAAGCCGATCTCACCGCCGCGCTGTTCTGCGAAACGCCGCGCGTCTTCTGCGACATCGCCCGCTGGAACGGCGAGCCGGTCGGCCTGGCGCTGTGGTTCTACACCTTCTCCACCTTCGTCGGCCGCCACGGCATCTGGCTTGAGGATCTGTTCGTCGAACCGGACAAGCGCGGCCTCGGCATCGGAAAGGCGCTCCTCACAGGGCTGGCTGAGCGCTGCGTCGCGGAGGGTCTCGGCCGCCTGGAATGGTCGGTCCTCGACTGGAACGCGCCGTCGATCGCCTTCTATGAAAGCCTCGGCGCCCGGCCCATGTCCGACTGGACCACCTACCGGCTTGCGGACGACGCGCTTGCGTCGGTCGGCCGGAAGGGTGTCTGA
- a CDS encoding SspB family protein, translated as MAEDLIRYDVLVQESLRGVVRKVLKEVAENGLPGEHHFYIAFQTGAPGVRISSRLREQYPDEMTVVLQHQFWDLAVTEHAFEIGLSFGGIPERLLIPFSSIKGFFDPSVQFGLQFEPQEEGEDAAQGTPAEPGPHPEAAAMQDDAPDGSADGAPESAPPVDEDRQEGAEVVSLDAFRKKP; from the coding sequence ATGGCCGAGGACCTCATTCGCTACGACGTCCTGGTTCAGGAGTCCCTGCGCGGGGTCGTCCGCAAGGTGCTCAAGGAAGTGGCCGAGAACGGCCTACCCGGCGAGCACCATTTCTACATCGCGTTCCAGACCGGCGCCCCCGGCGTGCGGATTTCCTCCCGTCTGCGCGAGCAGTATCCCGACGAGATGACCGTGGTGCTCCAGCACCAGTTCTGGGATCTGGCAGTCACCGAGCACGCGTTCGAGATCGGGCTGTCGTTCGGCGGAATTCCGGAGCGCCTGCTGATTCCCTTCTCCTCGATCAAGGGGTTCTTCGACCCCTCCGTCCAGTTCGGACTTCAGTTCGAGCCCCAGGAGGAGGGCGAGGACGCGGCCCAGGGCACCCCGGCGGAGCCCGGACCGCATCCGGAAGCGGCTGCGATGCAGGACGACGCCCCCGACGGCTCCGCAGACGGCGCCCCCGAATCCGCCCCGCCGGTCGACGAGGACCGTCAGGAAGGCGCCGAAGTGGTCTCGCTGGACGCCTTCCGCAAGAAGCCGTAA
- a CDS encoding FAD-linked oxidase C-terminal domain-containing protein, giving the protein MSAETIRMARPDGEGLARVVARLQDRFAERCQTGASIREQHGNTTTWLETLPPDAVVFAETAEEVSEIVRLCAEHRVPVIPFGTGTSLEGQVNAPHGGVSIDVSRMNRIVAVHAEDLDCVIEPGVTRKQLNEYLRDQGLFFPIDPGADASLGGMASTRASGTNAVRYGTMKDVVLSLKAVMPDGRIITTGTRAKKSSAGYDLTRLMIGAEGTLGIITELTLRLHGIPEAITAGVCPFETLEGACNAVIATIQSGIPVARIELLDEQQVKACNAYSKLDMAEAPTLLLEFHGSENGVREQAEMFGEIAAEFGGGGFEWARAPEDRTRLWQARHDAYWACVALRPGSKAVATDVCVPISRLAECITESRRDLDETGLFGPIVGHVGDGNFHVALLVNMDDPEEVAKAKAYMGRLVDRAIAMDGTCTGEHGIGHGKAKYLRAELGDAVDFMAMVKQAIDPLDIMNPGKIIRDVVGS; this is encoded by the coding sequence ATGAGCGCGGAAACCATCCGCATGGCCCGCCCCGACGGGGAAGGGCTCGCCCGGGTCGTGGCCCGGCTTCAGGACCGCTTCGCGGAGCGCTGCCAGACAGGCGCGTCGATCCGCGAGCAGCACGGCAACACCACCACGTGGCTCGAAACGCTGCCGCCGGATGCGGTCGTGTTCGCCGAGACCGCCGAGGAGGTGTCGGAGATCGTGCGCCTGTGCGCCGAGCACCGGGTCCCCGTCATCCCGTTTGGAACGGGAACCTCTCTCGAAGGTCAGGTCAACGCGCCGCACGGCGGCGTGTCCATCGACGTGTCGCGGATGAACCGGATCGTTGCCGTGCATGCCGAGGATCTCGACTGCGTGATCGAGCCCGGGGTGACCCGCAAGCAGCTCAACGAATATCTGCGCGATCAGGGCCTTTTCTTTCCGATCGATCCCGGTGCCGACGCGAGCCTCGGCGGCATGGCCTCGACCCGTGCCTCCGGCACCAACGCGGTGCGCTACGGCACGATGAAGGACGTCGTGCTCTCGTTGAAGGCCGTCATGCCGGACGGACGCATCATCACCACCGGCACCCGCGCCAAGAAGAGCTCGGCCGGTTACGACCTGACCCGGCTCATGATCGGGGCGGAAGGCACGCTCGGCATCATCACGGAACTGACCCTCAGGCTGCACGGCATTCCCGAAGCGATCACCGCAGGCGTCTGTCCGTTCGAGACGCTGGAAGGCGCCTGCAACGCCGTCATCGCGACCATCCAGTCGGGCATCCCGGTCGCCCGGATCGAGCTTCTGGACGAGCAGCAGGTCAAGGCCTGCAACGCCTATTCGAAACTCGACATGGCCGAAGCCCCGACGCTGCTCCTGGAGTTCCACGGCTCGGAGAACGGGGTCCGGGAGCAGGCGGAAATGTTCGGCGAGATCGCCGCAGAGTTCGGAGGCGGCGGGTTCGAATGGGCCCGCGCGCCGGAAGACCGGACCCGGCTGTGGCAGGCCCGGCACGACGCTTATTGGGCCTGCGTGGCGCTTCGCCCCGGCTCCAAGGCGGTGGCCACCGACGTGTGCGTCCCGATCTCTCGACTGGCCGAGTGCATCACCGAGAGCCGCCGGGATCTCGACGAGACCGGCCTTTTCGGCCCGATCGTCGGCCATGTGGGAGACGGCAACTTCCACGTCGCGCTGCTGGTGAACATGGACGACCCGGAGGAGGTCGCGAAGGCCAAGGCGTACATGGGACGCCTCGTGGACCGGGCGATCGCCATGGACGGAACCTGCACCGGCGAGCACGGCATCGGACACGGCAAGGCCAAGTATCTGCGGGCGGAACTCGGCGATGCCGTCGATTTCATGGCCATGGTCAAACAGGCGATCGATCCGCTCGATATCATGAACCCGGGCAAGATCATCCGTGATGTGGTCGGGAGCTGA
- a CDS encoding DUF4169 family protein, which translates to MAEIVNLRQARKQKKRAGDKERAAENRALHGLTKTEKAMEKDRRDAEARRLEGHRRTPEDGSPDQ; encoded by the coding sequence ATGGCCGAGATCGTGAACCTGCGACAGGCGCGCAAGCAGAAGAAGCGCGCCGGAGACAAGGAGCGCGCGGCGGAAAACCGCGCGCTTCACGGACTGACCAAGACCGAAAAGGCGATGGAGAAGGACCGGCGCGACGCCGAGGCGCGCAGGCTGGAGGGCCACCGCCGCACGCCGGAGGACGGCTCCCCGGATCAGTAG
- a CDS encoding ribbon-helix-helix domain-containing protein: MPLEKRSLTLEQHQTSVALEPEFWAELEAWADRDGRSVTSVIEEIDRTRPESERLASTLRVAVLERLKQRSDG, encoded by the coding sequence ATGCCTTTGGAAAAGCGGTCCCTCACCCTCGAACAGCATCAGACCAGCGTCGCCCTGGAGCCTGAATTCTGGGCCGAGCTGGAAGCCTGGGCGGATCGGGACGGCCGATCGGTGACGTCGGTGATCGAGGAGATCGACCGGACGCGCCCGGAGAGCGAACGGCTCGCCTCCACCCTGCGGGTGGCCGTACTGGAACGGCTCAAGCAGCGCTCCGACGGCTGA
- the fumC gene encoding class II fumarate hydratase: MTATRTETDSFGPLEVPADKYWGAQTQRSLGNFKISGERMSPPVIRALGIIKKAAALANKEQDNIDPKLADAIIEAAGEVIDGKLDDNFPLVVWQTGSGTQSNMNANEVISNRAIELLGGKLASKDPVHPNDHVNRGQSSNDTFPTAMHIAAAEEFNKTLVPALEHLHKALKAKSDEFKDIIKIGRTHTQDATPLTLGQEFSGYAAQVEHGIRRVKEGLDGLYDLAQGGTAVGTGLNTKKGFAEKFAANVADITGLPFRTAPNKFEALAAHDAYVYAHGALNTVATSLFKIANDIRFLGSGPRSGLGELVLPENEPGSSIMPGKVNPTQCEAMTMACCQVFGNQTTITVAGSQGHFELNVYKPVMANAMMQSIRLIADASISFTDHCVVDIKADETRISELMQRSLMLVTALAPTIGYDNATKVAKTAHKNGTTLREEAVKLGFVTEAQFDEVVRPEKMIGPS, encoded by the coding sequence ATGACCGCGACCCGCACCGAAACCGATTCCTTCGGCCCGCTCGAGGTTCCCGCCGACAAGTACTGGGGCGCCCAGACCCAGCGCTCCCTCGGCAACTTCAAGATCTCCGGCGAGCGGATGTCGCCGCCGGTCATTCGCGCGCTCGGCATCATCAAGAAGGCCGCGGCGCTGGCGAACAAGGAGCAGGACAACATCGATCCGAAGCTCGCCGACGCCATCATCGAGGCGGCCGGCGAGGTGATCGACGGCAAGCTCGACGACAACTTCCCGCTGGTGGTCTGGCAAACCGGCTCCGGCACCCAGTCGAACATGAACGCCAACGAGGTGATCTCGAACCGCGCGATCGAGCTCCTCGGCGGCAAGCTGGCGTCGAAGGATCCGGTCCATCCCAACGACCACGTCAACCGCGGCCAGTCCTCAAACGACACCTTCCCGACCGCCATGCACATCGCGGCCGCCGAAGAGTTCAACAAGACGCTGGTTCCGGCGCTGGAGCACCTGCACAAGGCGCTCAAGGCGAAGTCGGACGAGTTCAAGGACATCATCAAGATCGGCCGCACCCACACCCAGGACGCGACGCCGCTCACCCTCGGCCAGGAATTCTCCGGCTATGCCGCCCAGGTCGAGCACGGCATCCGACGGGTGAAGGAAGGCCTAGACGGGCTCTACGATCTCGCCCAGGGCGGCACCGCCGTCGGCACCGGCCTCAACACCAAGAAGGGCTTTGCGGAGAAGTTCGCCGCGAACGTGGCCGACATCACCGGCCTGCCCTTCCGCACCGCGCCGAACAAGTTCGAGGCGCTGGCCGCCCACGACGCCTATGTCTACGCCCACGGTGCGCTGAACACGGTCGCGACGTCGCTGTTCAAGATCGCCAACGACATCCGCTTCCTGGGATCCGGCCCGCGCTCGGGCCTGGGTGAGCTTGTGCTGCCGGAAAACGAGCCGGGCTCATCGATCATGCCGGGCAAGGTCAACCCGACCCAGTGCGAGGCGATGACGATGGCCTGCTGCCAGGTATTCGGCAACCAGACCACGATCACGGTCGCCGGCAGCCAGGGCCATTTCGAGCTCAACGTCTACAAGCCGGTCATGGCCAATGCGATGATGCAGTCGATCCGACTGATCGCCGACGCCTCGATCTCCTTCACCGACCATTGCGTCGTCGACATCAAGGCCGACGAGACCCGTATCAGCGAGCTCATGCAGCGCTCGCTGATGCTGGTGACGGCCCTTGCGCCGACCATCGGCTACGACAACGCCACCAAGGTCGCCAAGACGGCCCACAAGAACGGCACGACGCTCCGCGAAGAAGCCGTGAAGCTCGGCTTCGTCACCGAGGCGCAGTTCGACGAGGTGGTCCGTCCGGAAAAGATGATCGGCCCGAGCTGA